The DNA region TAGACCGGCTTCCTGAAGAGCCGTAACTAGTGTCGTAAACGAGCCCGCATCGATAGCAATTTCAGGGATTCTCCTTGTCTCTCTTTCCGGAGGAAGGATGACAGTGTCTATAACATGAATTACTCCATTGCTTGCTTCTATGTCAACTGCAGTTATCATTGCATTACTGACGTAAACCTTTCCTTCTTCTACTTTTATCTGTATATCGCTGCCTTCGACGGACTTCAGCGATTCGAGTGAGACCACGTCAGAGGACATATACTTTCCTGGAACCACATGATAGGTAAGAATTCTTGTAAGAGCCGGTATGTCGTTTAGGAGACTTTCAACAGTTCCCTCCGGGAGCTTTGCAAATGCTTCGTCAGTTGGAGCGAACACAGTAAAAGGTCCATCTCCCATAAGAGTCTCGACTAGACCCGCCTTTTCAACCGCCGCCACGAGTGTAGTGAAATTGCCTGCTGAAACCGCTACTTCTACTATGTTCTTGGAGAAACCAGTGAAAACCAATCCTATTAAAACTAACACCAGAAATACCTTTTTCATCATTATCACCTCAACCAGAATTTTTTATACTACATTTTTCAAAACTAAATCGTTGACAATTTGATTTTACTCTGCCAAACTCGTCGTTGTCAATAGGGTTGTGCACAACGAAAAATCGGCG from Mesotoga infera includes:
- a CDS encoding fasciclin domain-containing protein encodes the protein MMKKVFLVLVLIGLVFTGFSKNIVEVAVSAGNFTTLVAAVEKAGLVETLMGDGPFTVFAPTDEAFAKLPEGTVESLLNDIPALTRILTYHVVPGKYMSSDVVSLESLKSVEGSDIQIKVEEGKVYVSNAMITAVDIEASNGVIHVIDTVILPPERETRRIPEIAIDAGSFTTLVTALQEAGLVEALMGDGPFTVFAPNDEAFAKLPEGTFESLLKDIPTLKNILLYHVVSGEYMAEDVLGMRS